From Drosophila nasuta strain 15112-1781.00 chromosome X, ASM2355853v1, whole genome shotgun sequence, one genomic window encodes:
- the LOC132795195 gene encoding poly(A) RNA polymerase gld-2 homolog B isoform X1 produces the protein MYTTRAEMKIFATSVVVGSAADGVAATPTTTTTTTAQQQHQQQQQQQQQQQRDYRCGAQVKFNKYNNNNKTANILRQAKYNNNNSSNNNNNSSGDNKNVKRQQQQQHLHYNNNNVHNFTRKKYYGNNNNNNNNNNNNGYNCNQQQQQQSPYYQQQHQHAASAATPKLSNSNNSNNNNNSTIKNQNITDENNCKQSNDSNNNNNINKNNNNHNHNSNSKSNSSDSNNNNCNTKQQLKQLNNNSNNVKKHNSLSSTSESCASSSSYYHSCSESSSTLQTSATSSNNSCNGSSSNINSSNHHEEDQRQQQQQLQSTPPTLETTTAATAKQTPPSTIGGQSDSSSSNNNNNNSNSKTQRTRQQPLCFWKTSYPQQPTLQQKEQQLEAALATQKETELAIAAAAAAAAATAAAATPHTTEQQPHYYQYYYSQPKQLTIASFLQKELLPEADKATKQQQQQQSQQQQQQQQSQQQHHQQQQQQQQSGGYQPRYRSNANYNYNNGYQQQSHGHHAAHGQQQQQQQQQHHNNHRHNTHFRYNKKVHYGSNNNNNSSNNNNNNNHSNNAAATGATGQKSFEIWPSNSYNASHRRMQHGNVAGGSGNNGYAVAGKNEYYQQLQQHPHSYHLVHGKEHQNFHNLTYVNMDVPPPPIITTAAATTATVAATTPMVAGMTKLPSLLAVSPTPSSSTTVTTTSEGATVATVTGNNIFLQPVPTMQLLGPGMLSPVALSPDAVATTPSNMISCAQLDEAITAAAANNTSNISNNSGSCDSSNKSLELPTLMPIPSPGYAALPFMLQPQQQQQQQQQQLLFQNNKQQQQQQPQQLFVGFGDGYSNPTAWGHANSTCYSTAQYGPNPNNNRMPMHRAVSPALSNCSMASDVQSQWSNRSHLTPTEQMLSVSPTPTVAAPGQQLSPHQLASSPLMGNMNGLHAMMPFSLPQPPAHNLQAYPHYCGPNCGCNGNASWTPAWYELILPPDRYLDHARNVELSVQPEQLLRHCKYDNLSLDIWKRFRGAQQTHAKFKLKMRLWRYLFIWINICFQQPMFSRFRICLVGSTITGFGTDSSDIDMCLLPEQPTHQHQQHHYHNELRAEALMTLNLFHSVLKEMEAFHDFNLIEARVPILRFKDRTNGIEVDLNYNNCVGIKNTYLLQLYAQLDWRTRPLVVIVKLWAQYHDINDAKRMTVSSYSLVLMVLHYLQFGCVPHVLPCLQTLYPEKFNLGQQDCLDLDLIEPIEPYQTHNTQTLGEHLLGFFKYYSNFDFRNNAISIRTGGILPVTTCRLAKSPKNDIHQWKELNIEEPFDLSNTARSVYDFATFERVKATFVHSARRLEHTLDLASIFTPIHHQTQRMAMHQPALHLHSQSHPTTYAQHPHQHLLHTRNAASTTAATAAASTAAKMIPAGGSLSTPATNLV, from the exons ATGTACACGACCAGGGCTGAAATGAAAATCTTTGCCACGAGTGTTGTTGTAGGCAGCGCGGCAGACGGCGTGGCTGCAACgccaacgacgacaacaacaacaacagcccagcagcagcaccaacaacaacaacagcagcagcaacaacaacaacgcgatTATCGTTGTGGTGCTCAAGTgaagtttaataaatacaacaacaataacaaaactgCTAATATTTTGCGACAAGcgaaatataacaacaacaacagcagtaacaacaacaacaatagcagcggcgataataaaaatgtcaagcgtcagcaacagcaacaacatttacactacaacaataacaatgtcCATAATTTTACGCGCAAGAAATAttatggcaacaacaacaacaacaataataataataacaataatggcTATAACTgcaatcaacaacagcagcaacagtcgccgtattaccagcaacaacatcaacacgcggcatcagcagcaacaccaaagCTTTCTAATagcaataatagcaacaacaacaataatagcacgatcaaaaatcaaaatattactGACGAGAACAATTGCAAGCAGAGCAATGacagtaataacaacaacaatatcaataaaaataacaacaaccacaaccacaacagtaatagcaagagcaacagcagcgatagcaacaacaacaattgcaacacaaagcagcagctgaaacagttgaacaacaacagcaacaacgttaAGAAACACAACTCGCTGTCATCCACCAGCGAATCCTGCGCCTCTTCATCCTCATATTACCACAGCTGTTCCGAGTCATCGTCGACATTGCAAACGTCAGCAACTAGCAGCAACAATAGttgcaacggcagcagcagcaacatcaacagcagcaatcatCATGAGGAGGaccagcgacagcagcaacaacaattgcagagCACGCCGCCAACATTGgaaacgacaacagcagcaacagcaaagcaaacaccACCAAGCACAATCGGTGGACAGTCggacagcagtagcagcaacaacaacaacaacaacagcaacagcaaaactcAAAGGACACGACAGCAACCGTTGTGTTTCTGGAAGACGAGCTACCCACAGCAGCCCACATTGCAGCAGAAAGAA cagcagttggaggCGGCGCTGGCCACACAAAAAGAAACTGAGCtggcaattgcagcagcagccgccgccgcggcagcaacagcggcagcagcaacaccacaCACAACCGAACAGCAGCCGCATTACTATCAGTATTATTATTCGCAACCGAAACAATTGACGATTGCATCGTTTCTGCAAAAGGAATTGTTGCCTGAAGCGGACAAGGCAaccaagcaacagcaacagcagcaatcacaacagcaacagcagcagcagcagtcacaacaacagcatcatcaacagcaacagcagcagcagcaatcaggCGGTTATCAGCCACGTTACCGAAGCAATgccaattacaattacaacaatGGCTATCAGCAACAGTCGCATGGACATCATGCTGCCCacgggcagcagcaacagcaacagcagcagcaacatcataaTAATCACAGGCACAACACGCATTTTAggtacaacaaaaaagtgcattacggtagcaacaacaacaacaacagcagcaataacaacaacaataacaaccatAGCAACAACGCTGCTGCAACAGGAGCTACAGGACAAAAGTCCTTTGAGATTTGGCCATCGAACAGTTACAATGCTTCGCATCGACGTATGCAACATGGCAATGTTGCTGGCGGCAGTGGGAACAATGGCTATGCTGTTGCTggtaaaaatgaatattatcagcagttgcaacagcatCCGCATTCATATCACTTGGTGCATGGCAAAGAGCATCAGAACTTTCACAATCTCACCTATGTGAATATGGATGTGCCGCCGCCACCAAtcataacaacagcagcagcaacgacagcaacagtagcagcgACAACACCAATGGTTGCTGGGATGACAAAGTTGCCATCGCTGTTGGCTGTTTCGCCAAcgccatcgtcatcgacaACAGTAACAACCACAAGTGAAGgagcaacagtagcaacagtTACCGGCAACAACATATTTCTACAGCCGGTGCCAACAATGCAGCTGCTTGGTCCTGGCATGTTGTCGCCGGTGGCGCTCTCGCCTGATGCTGTTGCCACGACGCCATCGAATATGATTAGTTGTGCTCAACTCGATGAGGCAATTACCGCAGCAGCGGCCAACAATACGAGCAAcattagcaacaacagcggcagttgcgacagcagcaacaagagcttGGAGCTGCCAACTCTGATGCCAATACCAAGTCCCGGCTATGCTGCGTTGCCATTTATGCTgcagccgcaacagcaacaacagcagcaacaacagcaactgttgtttcagaacaacaaacagcagcagcaacagcagccacagcaattgTTTGTTGGCTTTGGCGATGGATACAGCAATCCCACCGCTTGGGGTCACGCCAATTCGACGTGCTATTCCACAGCACAATATGGACCCAATCCCAACAACAATCGCATGCCAATGCATCGTGCTGTATCGCCCGCCTTGTCCAACTGCTCGATGGCCAGCGATGTTCAGTCCCAATGGAGCAATCGCAGTCA TTTAACGCCAACGGAACAGATGTTGTCCGTTTCGCCAACGCCAACAGTGGCTGCACCTGGGCAGCAATTGTCGCCACATCAACTGGCGAGTTCGCCGCTGATGGGAAACATGAATGGTTTGCATGCCATGATGCCATTTAGCCTGCCACAGCCGCCAGCCCACAATTTGCAAGCGTATCCGCATTATTGTGGACCCAATTGTGGCTGCAATGGCAACGCATCTTGGACGCCAGCATGGTATGAGCTGATATTGCCACCGGATCGCTATTTGGATCATGCACGCAACGTTGAGTTGAGCGTGCAACCGGAGCAATTGTTGCGCCACTGCAAATACGATAATTTGTCGCTGGACATTTGGAAACGATTTCGGGGCGCTCAACAGACGCATGCCAAGTTCAAACTAAAGATGCGATTGTGGCGTTATCTCTTTATCTGGATAAAC ATTTGCTTTCAGCAGCCAATGTTTTCACGTTTTCGCATTTGTCTGGTGGGCTCAACCATTACGGGATTTGGAACCGACTCGTCGGACATCGATATGTGCCTGTTGCCGGAACAGCCAacgcatcagcatcagcaacatcattATCACAACGAACTGCGTGCCGAAGCTCTGATGACTTTGAATCTTTTTCACTCGGTGCTAAAAGAAATGG AAGCCTTTCATGACTTTAATCTGATTGAGGCGCGTGTGCCAATTTTGCGCTTTAAGGATCGCACCAATGGCATTGAGGTTGATCTCAACTACAACAATTGCGTGGGCATCAAGAACACTTATTTGCTGCAATTGTACGCGCAGC TTGATTGGCGAACACGGCCACTGGTTGTAATCGTGAAGTTGTGGGCGCAATATCACGACATAAACGATGCCAAGCGCATGACTGTGTCGAGCTATTCGCTGGTGTTGATGGTGTTGCATTATTTGCAGTTCGGTTGCGTGCCGCATGTGTTGCCCTGCTTGCAGACTCTCTATCCGGAGAAGTTCAATTTGGGGCAACAAGATTGCCTGGATCTCGATCTCATTGAGCCCATTGAGCCGTATCAAACACACAACACGCAAACGTTAGGCGAACATCTACTTGGCTTCTTCAAGTACTACAGCAATTTCGA CTTTCGCAACAATGCAATTTCGATACGCACTGGCGGCATTTTGCCGGTGACAACATGTCGACTGGCAAAGAGTCCCAAGAACGACATACATCAATGGAAGGAGCTGAACATCGAAG AGCCCTTTGATCTGTCAAATACGGCACGCTCTGTATACGATTTCGCTACATTTGAGCGCGTGAAAGCAACATTTGTGCATTCGGCACGTCGCTTGGAGCACACTCTTGATTTGGCCTCCATTTTCACACCGATTCATCATCAAACTCAACGTATGGCCATGCATCAGCCTGCGTTGCATCTGCATTCGCAGTCGCATCCAACAACGTATGCTCAGCATCCGCATCAGCATTTGTTGCAC
- the LOC132795195 gene encoding poly(A) RNA polymerase gld-2 homolog B isoform X2, which produces MYTTRAEMKIFATSVVVGSAADGVAATPTTTTTTTAQQQHQQQQQQQQQQQRDYRCGAQVKFNKYNNNNKTANILRQAKYNNNNSSNNNNNSSGDNKNVKRQQQQQHLHYNNNNVHNFTRKKYYGNNNNNNNNNNNNGYNCNQQQQQQSPYYQQQHQHAASAATPKLSNSNNSNNNNNSTIKNQNITDENNCKQSNDSNNNNNINKNNNNHNHNSNSKSNSSDSNNNNCNTKQQLKQLNNNSNNVKKHNSLSSTSESCASSSSYYHSCSESSSTLQTSATSSNNSCNGSSSNINSSNHHEEDQRQQQQQLQSTPPTLETTTAATAKQTPPSTIGGQSDSSSSNNNNNNSNSKTQRTRQQPLCFWKTSYPQQPTLQQKEQLEAALATQKETELAIAAAAAAAAATAAAATPHTTEQQPHYYQYYYSQPKQLTIASFLQKELLPEADKATKQQQQQQSQQQQQQQQSQQQHHQQQQQQQQSGGYQPRYRSNANYNYNNGYQQQSHGHHAAHGQQQQQQQQQHHNNHRHNTHFRYNKKVHYGSNNNNNSSNNNNNNNHSNNAAATGATGQKSFEIWPSNSYNASHRRMQHGNVAGGSGNNGYAVAGKNEYYQQLQQHPHSYHLVHGKEHQNFHNLTYVNMDVPPPPIITTAAATTATVAATTPMVAGMTKLPSLLAVSPTPSSSTTVTTTSEGATVATVTGNNIFLQPVPTMQLLGPGMLSPVALSPDAVATTPSNMISCAQLDEAITAAAANNTSNISNNSGSCDSSNKSLELPTLMPIPSPGYAALPFMLQPQQQQQQQQQQLLFQNNKQQQQQQPQQLFVGFGDGYSNPTAWGHANSTCYSTAQYGPNPNNNRMPMHRAVSPALSNCSMASDVQSQWSNRSHLTPTEQMLSVSPTPTVAAPGQQLSPHQLASSPLMGNMNGLHAMMPFSLPQPPAHNLQAYPHYCGPNCGCNGNASWTPAWYELILPPDRYLDHARNVELSVQPEQLLRHCKYDNLSLDIWKRFRGAQQTHAKFKLKMRLWRYLFIWINICFQQPMFSRFRICLVGSTITGFGTDSSDIDMCLLPEQPTHQHQQHHYHNELRAEALMTLNLFHSVLKEMEAFHDFNLIEARVPILRFKDRTNGIEVDLNYNNCVGIKNTYLLQLYAQLDWRTRPLVVIVKLWAQYHDINDAKRMTVSSYSLVLMVLHYLQFGCVPHVLPCLQTLYPEKFNLGQQDCLDLDLIEPIEPYQTHNTQTLGEHLLGFFKYYSNFDFRNNAISIRTGGILPVTTCRLAKSPKNDIHQWKELNIEEPFDLSNTARSVYDFATFERVKATFVHSARRLEHTLDLASIFTPIHHQTQRMAMHQPALHLHSQSHPTTYAQHPHQHLLHTRNAASTTAATAAASTAAKMIPAGGSLSTPATNLV; this is translated from the exons ATGTACACGACCAGGGCTGAAATGAAAATCTTTGCCACGAGTGTTGTTGTAGGCAGCGCGGCAGACGGCGTGGCTGCAACgccaacgacgacaacaacaacaacagcccagcagcagcaccaacaacaacaacagcagcagcaacaacaacaacgcgatTATCGTTGTGGTGCTCAAGTgaagtttaataaatacaacaacaataacaaaactgCTAATATTTTGCGACAAGcgaaatataacaacaacaacagcagtaacaacaacaacaatagcagcggcgataataaaaatgtcaagcgtcagcaacagcaacaacatttacactacaacaataacaatgtcCATAATTTTACGCGCAAGAAATAttatggcaacaacaacaacaacaataataataataacaataatggcTATAACTgcaatcaacaacagcagcaacagtcgccgtattaccagcaacaacatcaacacgcggcatcagcagcaacaccaaagCTTTCTAATagcaataatagcaacaacaacaataatagcacgatcaaaaatcaaaatattactGACGAGAACAATTGCAAGCAGAGCAATGacagtaataacaacaacaatatcaataaaaataacaacaaccacaaccacaacagtaatagcaagagcaacagcagcgatagcaacaacaacaattgcaacacaaagcagcagctgaaacagttgaacaacaacagcaacaacgttaAGAAACACAACTCGCTGTCATCCACCAGCGAATCCTGCGCCTCTTCATCCTCATATTACCACAGCTGTTCCGAGTCATCGTCGACATTGCAAACGTCAGCAACTAGCAGCAACAATAGttgcaacggcagcagcagcaacatcaacagcagcaatcatCATGAGGAGGaccagcgacagcagcaacaacaattgcagagCACGCCGCCAACATTGgaaacgacaacagcagcaacagcaaagcaaacaccACCAAGCACAATCGGTGGACAGTCggacagcagtagcagcaacaacaacaacaacaacagcaacagcaaaactcAAAGGACACGACAGCAACCGTTGTGTTTCTGGAAGACGAGCTACCCACAGCAGCCCACATTGCAGCAGAAAGAA cagttggaggCGGCGCTGGCCACACAAAAAGAAACTGAGCtggcaattgcagcagcagccgccgccgcggcagcaacagcggcagcagcaacaccacaCACAACCGAACAGCAGCCGCATTACTATCAGTATTATTATTCGCAACCGAAACAATTGACGATTGCATCGTTTCTGCAAAAGGAATTGTTGCCTGAAGCGGACAAGGCAaccaagcaacagcaacagcagcaatcacaacagcaacagcagcagcagcagtcacaacaacagcatcatcaacagcaacagcagcagcagcaatcaggCGGTTATCAGCCACGTTACCGAAGCAATgccaattacaattacaacaatGGCTATCAGCAACAGTCGCATGGACATCATGCTGCCCacgggcagcagcaacagcaacagcagcagcaacatcataaTAATCACAGGCACAACACGCATTTTAggtacaacaaaaaagtgcattacggtagcaacaacaacaacaacagcagcaataacaacaacaataacaaccatAGCAACAACGCTGCTGCAACAGGAGCTACAGGACAAAAGTCCTTTGAGATTTGGCCATCGAACAGTTACAATGCTTCGCATCGACGTATGCAACATGGCAATGTTGCTGGCGGCAGTGGGAACAATGGCTATGCTGTTGCTggtaaaaatgaatattatcagcagttgcaacagcatCCGCATTCATATCACTTGGTGCATGGCAAAGAGCATCAGAACTTTCACAATCTCACCTATGTGAATATGGATGTGCCGCCGCCACCAAtcataacaacagcagcagcaacgacagcaacagtagcagcgACAACACCAATGGTTGCTGGGATGACAAAGTTGCCATCGCTGTTGGCTGTTTCGCCAAcgccatcgtcatcgacaACAGTAACAACCACAAGTGAAGgagcaacagtagcaacagtTACCGGCAACAACATATTTCTACAGCCGGTGCCAACAATGCAGCTGCTTGGTCCTGGCATGTTGTCGCCGGTGGCGCTCTCGCCTGATGCTGTTGCCACGACGCCATCGAATATGATTAGTTGTGCTCAACTCGATGAGGCAATTACCGCAGCAGCGGCCAACAATACGAGCAAcattagcaacaacagcggcagttgcgacagcagcaacaagagcttGGAGCTGCCAACTCTGATGCCAATACCAAGTCCCGGCTATGCTGCGTTGCCATTTATGCTgcagccgcaacagcaacaacagcagcaacaacagcaactgttgtttcagaacaacaaacagcagcagcaacagcagccacagcaattgTTTGTTGGCTTTGGCGATGGATACAGCAATCCCACCGCTTGGGGTCACGCCAATTCGACGTGCTATTCCACAGCACAATATGGACCCAATCCCAACAACAATCGCATGCCAATGCATCGTGCTGTATCGCCCGCCTTGTCCAACTGCTCGATGGCCAGCGATGTTCAGTCCCAATGGAGCAATCGCAGTCA TTTAACGCCAACGGAACAGATGTTGTCCGTTTCGCCAACGCCAACAGTGGCTGCACCTGGGCAGCAATTGTCGCCACATCAACTGGCGAGTTCGCCGCTGATGGGAAACATGAATGGTTTGCATGCCATGATGCCATTTAGCCTGCCACAGCCGCCAGCCCACAATTTGCAAGCGTATCCGCATTATTGTGGACCCAATTGTGGCTGCAATGGCAACGCATCTTGGACGCCAGCATGGTATGAGCTGATATTGCCACCGGATCGCTATTTGGATCATGCACGCAACGTTGAGTTGAGCGTGCAACCGGAGCAATTGTTGCGCCACTGCAAATACGATAATTTGTCGCTGGACATTTGGAAACGATTTCGGGGCGCTCAACAGACGCATGCCAAGTTCAAACTAAAGATGCGATTGTGGCGTTATCTCTTTATCTGGATAAAC ATTTGCTTTCAGCAGCCAATGTTTTCACGTTTTCGCATTTGTCTGGTGGGCTCAACCATTACGGGATTTGGAACCGACTCGTCGGACATCGATATGTGCCTGTTGCCGGAACAGCCAacgcatcagcatcagcaacatcattATCACAACGAACTGCGTGCCGAAGCTCTGATGACTTTGAATCTTTTTCACTCGGTGCTAAAAGAAATGG AAGCCTTTCATGACTTTAATCTGATTGAGGCGCGTGTGCCAATTTTGCGCTTTAAGGATCGCACCAATGGCATTGAGGTTGATCTCAACTACAACAATTGCGTGGGCATCAAGAACACTTATTTGCTGCAATTGTACGCGCAGC TTGATTGGCGAACACGGCCACTGGTTGTAATCGTGAAGTTGTGGGCGCAATATCACGACATAAACGATGCCAAGCGCATGACTGTGTCGAGCTATTCGCTGGTGTTGATGGTGTTGCATTATTTGCAGTTCGGTTGCGTGCCGCATGTGTTGCCCTGCTTGCAGACTCTCTATCCGGAGAAGTTCAATTTGGGGCAACAAGATTGCCTGGATCTCGATCTCATTGAGCCCATTGAGCCGTATCAAACACACAACACGCAAACGTTAGGCGAACATCTACTTGGCTTCTTCAAGTACTACAGCAATTTCGA CTTTCGCAACAATGCAATTTCGATACGCACTGGCGGCATTTTGCCGGTGACAACATGTCGACTGGCAAAGAGTCCCAAGAACGACATACATCAATGGAAGGAGCTGAACATCGAAG AGCCCTTTGATCTGTCAAATACGGCACGCTCTGTATACGATTTCGCTACATTTGAGCGCGTGAAAGCAACATTTGTGCATTCGGCACGTCGCTTGGAGCACACTCTTGATTTGGCCTCCATTTTCACACCGATTCATCATCAAACTCAACGTATGGCCATGCATCAGCCTGCGTTGCATCTGCATTCGCAGTCGCATCCAACAACGTATGCTCAGCATCCGCATCAGCATTTGTTGCAC